The genomic window atccccatccctgtcccctcCTCACCCCATCCATGTCCCCTTGCTGTCCCCAGGCGGGTCCCAACGAGGACGATTTCTTTGACGGTGCGTGGTGTGCAGAGGACGACAGCCGCGCGCACTGGCTGGAGGTGGACACACGCCGCACCACCAAGTTCACCGGCGTCATCACCCAGGGACGGGACTCCCAGATCCAGTACGGGGCTGGCGGGTGGCGGGGGCCGGCGGGGCCGAGGGGTGGCACTGCGGGGTCCCACACCGTCCCCTCTGTCCCTCCCGCAGCGAGGACTTCGTCACCAGCTTCTATGTGGGCTTCAGCAACGACAGTCAGAACTGGGTGATGTACACCAACGGCTACGAGGAGATGGTAGGGGGGGGGCGCAGGGTGACGCGGGGACATGATGGGGACGTGGTGCCACCCTGCTGTGCCCCACTGCAGAAGTTCTATGGCAACGTGGACAAGGACACGCCGGTGCTGACCGAGTTCCCCGAGCCCATGGTGGCGCGTTACATCCGCGTGTACCCGCAGACGTGGAACGGCAGCCTGTGCCTGCggctggaggtgctgggctGTCCTCTCTCCCGTGAGTGGCATCGGGGAGGGAACACGGGGGCCGTGGACCCTGGGGCACCATGGCCACATCGCTGTCCCCGCAGCTGTCAGCAGTTACTACGCGCAGCAGAACGAGGTGACATCAGCCGACAACCTGGACTTCCGTCACCACAGCTACAAGGACATGAGGCAGGTGGGTTTGGTGGCGCCGTCTCAGCCGCGTCCCCGCGCCGCCTCCCAGCGCCCATCCTCTGCCTCTGCCCCCGCAGCTGATGAAGGTGGTGAACGAGGAGTGCCCCACCATCACCCGCATCTACAACATCGGCAAGAGCTCGCGGGGGCTGAAGATCTATGCCATGGAGATCTCTGACAACCCGGGGGAGCACGAGACGGGTGAGGGGGGCATGGGGACCCGGAGGTGACCGTGCCGAGTTCTGTCACTGCCGTATCTGCGCCTGAGGAGCCCTGACACCAATCCTGTCCCACTGCAGCGACGGCCAAAGCCTTACCTGACATTAACCCTACCCTCCCCTAATTCCAAAtacaaccctaaccctaaccaaaGCACTAACCTAAACTCCAAATCTAAACCTAACCGTTATCCCAAACCCAACCAACCCTAAAACCAACCCTAACTTTCGCCCTAAAGCCGAGCTTTAACCCCGCTATACCTAACCCTGATGTTGCTCTAACCCACAGctcaaccctaaccctaagcaCTAGCCCTGTTACCTATGTGCTAACACCAAACCCTTACCCTAATTGCAAACTTTAACCCTATATATTATCTAAACTCTAAAgctaaccctaatcctaaccctaaacctaaaaCTAACTCTAGCCCTAGCCTTAACCCTGACCCTAAAGCTAACACTAGCCCTAAAgctaaccccaaccctaactGTGACCCTAAATCCACAGCTAACCCTCACCCCAGCCCTAAAgctgaccctaaccctaactctgACCCCAAAACCAACCCAGGCCCTGATCCTACTGGTGGCCCCATACGCAGTAGGGCTGAgctcacccccagccccacacacccCGCACCCACGGCTCCCCACAGGAGAGCCCGAGTTCCGCTACACGGCGGGGCTGCATGGCAACGAGGCGCTGGGCcgcgagctgctgctgctgctgatgcagTTCCTGTGCAAGGAGTACCAGGATGGCAACCCCCGCGTGCGCAGCCTGGTCACCGAGACGCGCATCCACCTCGTGCCAGCGCTCAACCCTGACGGCTACGAGCTGGCACAGGAGGCGGTGAGGGCGGGGGGCTGCGCGTGGTGGCACTGCGGAGGTGGTGGCTTTGGGGTGGTGGCACTGGGTGGTAGCTGTGGAACGGTAGCACTGGGATGCTGGAACCATGGTGGTGGCATTGGGATGATGGTAGCACTGGGATTGTGGAGGCATTGGAGTGgtggtggcactgggatggTAGCACTCACAGGTGGTGGCAGTGAGATGATTGTGGCAGTCGGATGCTGGTGACCCTGAGATGGTGACACTGGATGATGGTGGCACTGGGCTGGTGGCCATGGAACGGTGGGGGAATTGGGATGGTAGCACTGGGATGGTGGCTGGGGGATGGTGGTGGAATTGGGATGGTGGTTGTGGGACGATGCTGGCACTGGGGTGGTGGCAGGGGGATGGTGGTGGGACTGAGGTAGTGGCACTGGGATGCTGGCACCAGGATGGTGGTGGCACTGGTATGGTGACGGCGTCAGGATGGTGgcagtgggatggaggtggcGGCAACGGGGTGGGAGTTGCGCTGGGGTCGTGGCAATAGGACAGCGGTGGCATTGGGATGGTGGCACTGACAGCGTTGTCACGTGGGAGGTGGCGAAACGGGGCGGCGGTGCAGCAGGACGATGGTGGCGCGGGGGCAGCGGTGGCACCATGGGGCCGTTGCTGCTCCCTCAGGGCTCCGAGCTGGGCAACTGGGCACTGGGCCACTGGACGGAGGAGGGCTTCGACCTGTTTGAGAACTTCCCCGACCTGACGTCCCCGCTGTGGGCAGCCGAGGAGCGGCAGTTGGTGCCGCACCGCTTCCCCGGCCACCACATCCCCGTCCCAGAGCACTACCTGCAGGACGCCGCGGTGAGTGCCCACCCGCCCCGTGAGCACAGCGGTGGCACGGCGGGACGGGTGGCACGGCGTCCCCTCTCCAGGTGGCCGTGGAGACGCGAGCCGTCATGGCCTGGATGGAGAAGAACCCCTTCGTGCTGGGAGCCAACCTGCAGGGCGGGGAGAAGTTGGTCTCCTTCCCCTTCGATGCAGCGCGGCCCCACAGCGagagccccgcagccccacgcCCGCTGGACGAGGATGAGGACGGCGAGCGGCCCGAGGTGCACGAGACGCCCGACCACGCCGTGTTCCGCTGGCTGGCCATCTCCTATGCCTCGGCGCACCTCACCATGACGGAGACCTTCCGCGGGGGCTGCCACGCGCAGGACGTCACCGACACCATGGGCATCGTGCAGGGGGCCAAGTGGCGGCCGCGGGCCGGCAGTAAGTGGGCGCCCAGGCGGAGCCCCTTGGACTCTCTGAGGAGACGTTCCCACCTCAGGGTGCCGCTGTGAGCCGGGGGTGGGGGAGGCGGTGACCCGCAGCGCCAATCCCACGGGGATTTCGGCAGGCATGAATGACTTCAGCTACCTGCACACCAACTGCCTGGAGCTCTCCATCTACCTGGGCTGCGACAAGTTCCCCCACGAGAGCgagctgcagcaggagtggGAGAACAACAAGGAGTCACTGCTCACCTTCATGGAGCAGGTAGGCACGGGGAGGCGGCGCCGGGAGCTGGCCGTCGTCCCCTCGCACCGAACGCGCTGCCCTCGTCCCCTTGTGCGCAGACCCACCGCGGGATCAAGGGTTTGGTGACGGACCAGCAGGGAGAGCCCATCGCCAACGCCACCATCGTGGTGAGCGGCATCAAGCACAGCATCAGGACAGGTAGGAGCCGGGCCGGGGCGCCACGGGCTGCGGCACTCGGACCCTCGGACCCCGCGGCCCCTCACCCCTCGGCACCGCAGCCAGCGGCGGCGACTACTGGCGCATCCTGAACCCGGGCGAGTACCGCGTGTCGGCGCGGGCCGAGGGCTACAACCCCAGCACGAAGACCTGCAGCGTCTTCTACGACATCGGCGCCACGCAGTGCAACTTCGTGCTGGCGCGCTCCAACTGGAAGCGCATCCGCGAGATCATGGCCATGAACGGGAACCGGCCCATCCGCCGCGTGGTGCCCGGCCGCCCCATGACGCTCCGCGAGCGCCTGCGGCTGCGCCAGCGCCTGCGGCTCCGGCAGCGGCTCCGCGAGCGGATGAGGCTGCGGCGACTGAACGCCaccgccggccccgccgccctccCCACCGCCCCGCCCCCCCGCACGGCGCTGCCCACGTTCAGCAGCACCACGAACGCGCCGTGGAGCCAGGAGCCGCCCACGGCGGGCACCTGGGAGATGGAGACCGAGACGGAGGTGGTGACCGAGCTGGTGACGGTGACGGAGGTGTGGGACGAGGGCACGGGGACGGCGCGGCCCTTCACCACCGCGGAGACCTACACCGTGAACTTTGGCGACTAGGGGACGCCCGGCCCCTCGCTCCGCCTCCCGGCGCTCCGCGTGGGCACCGTGCGCGCTCCCGGAGCCCCGGGCCGGGCGGGCACACAGACGCGCGTCCCCGCGCCCGGGCACGGATGAAGCAGGGCAGGGCCCTGACGTGGTTTTGTtacacaaataaacaaagctgTATTGGTAGCAGCACTGCATTGCTTCTCCCACCGTACGGCGCAGGAGGGCGGTGAGGTGACGTCCGCGCTGCGCTGTCACTGCCCCACCTCCATGTCGCTGTCATCCTCGGCACCAAAGACGGAGAAGCTGATGGGCTGGCAGCTGAGGTCACGCAGGTTGACGAGGCAGGCGGTCTGCGTGGCACTGAAGGCCGGcactgccaccagcagcacccgCTGCCCATCCTCCCCTGCAGGACAGGCGGGCGTCAAACGCGAGCGGGGACGGGGACGGGCAGCAGCTGTCCATCACCCACCTGTCAGCAGCTTGGACTGGAACCTGGGCGCGTTGCCGCAGAAGTAGACGTGTGGGCAGTCGGTGAGGATGAAGGGATCCGAGTTGTAGAAGGGGTAGCAGCCTGGAAGAGCAGAATGAGCTGCGGAATCCGACCCCGCACCCCCCTGCGTGGCACTGGGACCCGCAGCCCCTTACCCAGCGTGTCGGGGGCCGTGGGGCTGATGTGCCCCGCCAGCAGCGTCCACTCCAGGATCTCCAGGTAGTCGTCCATGCTGCTGTACTTGAAGATGTCGCTGATGTTTTGCCCTGACGTCCCCAAGAACCTGGATTTTGAGGGCGGATCTGTACTCAGCACAACCTGCAGCAGAGCCCCGTGCCGCCAGCGGCATCCCAGCCTGGGTGACGCTCCGTGCCTCACCGGACACCGTCCACGTCAGCCTGGTAAGGGTTGGTGACGAGCTGCAGCGTGGGGTAGACACTGGAGAGGGGCAGCATGCAGCGGTGCAGCGGCTGCTGCGGCAGCGTGTAGTTGGTGGGGTCAAACTCCCCAGGCATCACGTCCacaggcacagagctctgcaggcacagcagggctgttgGGGGcctgaggggctgcaggagccGCTCCGCCAGCCCAGGcactcacacagagctgcagcaggatcTCATCCAGCATCTTCACCGCCTCCACACTGGCAGCTTGCGTCTTCTTGGTCAAATACTTGGCCTGCAGCAGCGAGGATGCGGTGAGGATCATGATctctctccatccctccctccctcctgccgGGCCCCCCACTGTCACCATACCTTGTGCAGGCTGTCGCGGCTCTGCGTGCTCTGGCTCAGAAGGTTCCCAGCCAGCAGGACGCGGGAGATGAgcgcagcacagctctgctggcccTCAGCACCCAGCTGCCCCGTCACCGCGTCCACCAGCAGCTGAGTGCCCAGCAGGGACTCGCCGCTGCCGctgcccaaccccagccccGAGGCCAGCAGCACGAACCTGGGCGGGGGATGGGCAGAAGGCTGCAGCCCCCATTGTGTCCCTCCAGACGGATGGGACGAATggtccccagggctgtgtgggGACACACCGGGGACGCCACAAGGACTCACCTGTCGGCGCTGGGTCCCTGCCACGGCAGCTGTGGGGGCAGGTGGGCGAAGCAGTGCTCCTCCACCAGGAACTTGCCATCCTCCTGCTCGTGGCCATACACGGCCAgcacagtgcctgcagcaggtgGGGGGCACTCAGCCTCACCGCAGCTCTCCGGGCCGCCACCACCTGTGCATCCCCTACCTGTCACCAGCCTCGATGCCTCAATGCTCCCCGTCAGCTTGATGCGCTGCAGCTCGTCCTCCAGCACCAGCTCGTCCGATGGGTCCACGTATTTGGCCAGGGGGGGCTGTGGCACCAGGTTGTGCTGGGGGGACACGGCAAGAGAGGGACCCCGGGTTCGTGGGGTGCGTGGCCTGTGCcggggctgctctccagctgcgTGCCGGCGCCGGGCTGCTTTCACTTAGCGTGCCGCCAGCACGGCGGCcaaggaggaagcagcagggcgGGGGGGTCACCCTACCTCCTCGTTGATCTCCTGCAGGATGGAGGGCTGCAGCCGCATGGCCTTGAAGAGAGTCCCCACCACGCAGCACCGCTcgcctgcctgcagctggcacagcttcCGCAGCAGCACGCCATCACCTGCGGAGCCGTGCGGCTCAGCCTGCACCCATCGCTTCCCCCCTCCACCACGCTGCGACTGCTCCCCAAAACGCCGCCCCGGAGCTTCAAGGCCTCTGGAGCAAACCCCTCATCCTGCTtcagtgctgggaaagcagcCATCGAAGGGTGTCCCCATGTCTGCGGTGTCCCTCCAGGCTTTGTCACCCCGCTGGGTTTTGGGGTGGGAAGTACGAGGGTGAGCAATGCGCCAGTCCCACAGACAGAACGGGTGAGGGTTTGGCACTGGGATGGGATGAgaggggggaggtgggggctgGGAACGGCACCAGCAACGCCAGGAATGCGACTGCCTGGAGGCAGGAAGCGGCGTGCTGAGCCGAGCAGCTCCAACCCCCGCTCCGTGTGCCTGGGGGGCAGCTGGGCgttccaaaaagaaaaacaatcccaGAAATACGCTGCACGCCGCGGGACAATGGAACAGCATGTCGGGGTCCCCCCGGGGAGAAAGCAAAAGCGGGGAGCAGCGAGGGACTGAGGGGCGGGGGGGCGCTCACCCCATCGGAGCCGTGCCTGCTGCTCCAGGCGGGGCCGCATGCACAGCAGCCGCGTGGCGTAGAGGTGCGCGTACTGCCGGCCAAAGCTGCGCTCCCCCAGGCGGAAGGGCTGCGAACGGTCGGCAAAGTTGCTGCCGGCGCGGGCAAAGGTGGGGGGCTCGGCCGAGGGGGGGCCCAGCAGGGTGTGCCCCGGTGGGGGGGTGACCTCTGAGAacatggctgcagggctgcatgggGAAGGGGAGCATGAGGAACCCCGAAACGTGCCCCAAATGCACGCGACGTCTCCCAAACGGTGCTCCCCGTCACTCTGCGGCACCTTAAGGACCCGAAATGCCCCCCCCCCAAATAACTCCATGGTACCTGAATGCCCCCCAAAGATTCCCTGGCACCTGAACCCTCCCCCAAATCACACCCTGGCACCTAAAGCCCCCGAAGATGCTCCTTAACTTGCTGCCTGGCATCTGAAATCCCCAAACTGCCCCTCCAGTCAATCCCTGgcacctccccccccccccccccagtcaCTCCCTGGTGCTCAAATTCCCCCAAGGTCCCTCAGTGTCACTTCCTGGCAGATGAAGCCCCTCAAAACACCGCTTCAGTTCTCTGGCAACTGAAAAACCCCCAAAGTGCCCCAAGAATCCCCCCGACACCCAATAACCCCCAACCCCCCCTCAGGTCACTCATCGGTATCTGCAGCCCCCTCAGATGACCCCCCCCCCATCGCTCCGCAGCCCCCGCACTGCCCTCCAAATCACCCCCGACAATCCAACCCTCCCCAGATCTCCCTCTGTACCCGAATCCCACCGGACGACCCCTCCCAATCGCTCAGTGCCACCTAAAGCCTCCAGTCGCCCCCTGCTCTCCCCCCGGCCCCTGAACCCCCCCAGAATCGCCCCGATACCCGAAttcccccacagcccccccccccggtACACAAAGGCCCCCAAACGCCCCGTGAACCCCCCGCACACAACCCGGGACCCCCACCAGCCACCCCGGGCTCCCGCGACGACCCTCCCCCACGGTGACGTACGGGGTCAGAGGTCAGAGGTCACGGGGGGGGCCGCCGCCTCCTCGCGGCACGGAGGGCATCGGGGGCGAGGGGGGTATACGGAATGGCGCGAACTCGGGGAGCGGAAGTGGCGTAACCGCGGGGCGGAAGTGGCGTCAGAGCGGCGCCATGGTAACCGCGGTGGCCGCGGGGGCGCTGTTGCCATGGTAACGGTGGGGGCCCGAGCCTGCATCCCCCGGCCCGTGCTGACCTCGCGACCCCACGGATCCGCCGGGCCCTACGGAGCGCAGCCGAGCCCCGCGCGAACCGTCCGCCCGGGGGATGAGCGCCGGGCCCGTGTGACCTGAGCCCCGCGTGGGGCCTGAGGGCAGGACGGCATCACCCCGCACCGCTGCGTCTGCAGGGCCGCGCAGCGAGCAGGGCCCGGTgtgcccccctccctcccctcttccTGCCGCGGTGACGCTCGGGGCGGAGGTGAGGGGCGGAGGTGTGGGGCGGAGGTGTGGGGCAGAGAATCGGTCCCTCTCCATTTTAAGGCCTCGTTGGGTTTTCTCCACGCTGAGTGGCTCAGCCGTCCTCGCCGCACGGCCGTGGGGGCTATAAAGGCACGGGGTGGGACGCGGGGCTGAAACCTGCGCTACGGGACGGCATGGCTGCTGCGCTCATCGTGCTGCTGGCCCTGGGGGCTGGTATGGGGCTGCGGGCCTGGGGACGGCAcctgggggtggggggctgaGGGACACGTGGGGAAAATGTGGGGATGGGGTCATGGGGCCAGGTTTTAGCACGGGGACATGGAGATAGTGGAGATGGGGCATGGGGAAGGGGTCGGTGTGGGGACCTGGGGACGGCAGGGATGGCGATGTGCAATGGGGTCAGGAGCGCACGGGCACAGGGTGGGGGCACACGGGGATGTCAGTGATCGCTGTGTGCCCCAGCCCACcctggggtggctgtggggcagcatgGTGACACCCCTGCACCTCCAGCCGTGCAGGTGGCAGTGACTGAGCTGCCGCGTGATGAGCACCAGGCcgtggctgctgggagccgcTGGGAGCAGCAATGGCACCTGCTGGGGGACGGCTCAGCTGCGGTGAGGATGCGCCCTGGCCATGGGGCACGTTGTGGGGCAGCCCTACACTGGGTTGGGGCATGGGGTGGGAGACCCCCTGAGGGTCTGTGTTGTCCGCACAGTGGGACGCAGATGAAGGAGATGCAATGGGACCGGGCAAGGGGATTAAATGCAGAGCCTGCATCGCTCTGGtgaagaagctgcagaagaTTGTAGGTGACGACCCTGATGAGGTGAGTGGGGTGTGCGGGGTCCTGGAGGAGTCGGGGggcccagcagctgcagtcGCACTGACACCACGGGGCCGGGACCCACAGGAGGCCATCAACACAGCGCTGGACAAGGTGTGCAGTACAGGGAAACGCCAGAAGAacatctgcaggcagctggtgAAGAAGCTCCGGCAGCAGCTCAGCGATGCGCTGCAAGATGACGACGATCCCCGCTCTGTGTGCACCACCCTGGGGATGTGCAAGGGCTGAGCGTGGCCAGAGCCCACATCCTGCGCCCCACATCCTGTGCCAGAGCCCCACATCCTGTGCGCAGACCCCACATCCTGCATGTGGACCCCAAAACGCAGACCCACAGCCCCGTCCCAGCCCTCCTTCCGCTCCCTGTTCCCATGCAATAAAGCCGCTCACCTCTTCTGTCGCCCCTTTGATTTGGGTTTTATTTGGCCGTGGGAGCTCTGGAGACGGGGGGCTGACGTGTGGGGACCTCAATGATGGAGCTATGGGGGGCAGGTGGGGGCTTTGGGGACGGGGTCCCCATGGGGACGTGGGGGTGGTGTGATGATGGAGGGGACGTGGCGATGGGGGCCAGGTTGAGCCCAGTGGATCCCATCCTGTTGCTCCCAGCCAATCAAAGCACAGGAGGTCCTTTTTTTGGCCACAGCCCATGAGAGcgcaggagatgctgcagctttTGGGACCGATCAGAGCATGGCATCCCATGGCGGGGGCCGCCTGCTCCTTCCCAGACCCCAGGTTGCCCCCAGATGACGCCTGCCCCTGGGAGGCCCCCATACCCTGGGGTGCCACTCGGCAGCCCCAAACCGCCAGGGGGTCCCCAGCCCCACGGGCTCCATCCTGATGTGTCACCCCACAGAGACCCTGCACCGCAGACCCCTGTGGGACACGCGAGGTGCCCTCATAACCCCCATGGGATCACCAGACCGGGGGCCCCCAGTTTTTAGCCCCACGATGATTGCTCCGAGCTCCACGAGGCGGCACATGTCACCACAGGGCTGTCACCACCAGAACCGAGCGGGCTGGGGATGCTGACTTCCACCGCTGGGACCCCCGGGCCAAGGGGCCGCCAGGTTTGGGGTCGCAGGGTGCTGCCCCACGGGTGGGGCCACGGCTCCCCCAGCGCTCCGTCCTCATCCCCAGAACGGTCCGGGGGTCTCGGGGAGGGGACAGCAGAGGGCAGCCATACAGAGCAACGCTGGGACAGCGTTCCCAGAGGAGAAGTCCACGCCGACCCCGTTTATTGGGGAGCCCCGGCGCCATCGCGGCGCCAGCTGAGCCCTTCCCACATCAGTCCTGGCTCCTCGGCGCGTCCCCGCCGCCCAGTCCGGCTCACTGCCCCATCATGCACGCCATCTTGCAGGCCACAGCTGAGATGAgcgcagccccgcgcccgcTGCCCTCCTCCGACTGGATGAAGGTGATGTCGCAGCCGGGAGTCAGCTGTCGTACGGTGGCGTGGAAACGGTCCTTGAAGCTGCGGGGGGAGGAAGAAGGTTGGGAGGAAGAGGGTTGGGTGGGAGTAGGGTTAGGGTGAGGGTcgtggttagggttaggttaggaTTACGGTTAGGAGTAGGGTTATGGTCAcagttagggttagggttagggtgaggGTTAGGATTAAGGTTAGGAGTAGGGTTATGGTCAcagttagggttagggttagggttaggattaagGTTAGGAGTAGGGTTATGGTCAcagttagggttagggtgatGGCTGGAGTTAGGATTATGGTTTTGGTTACGGTTAGGGCTAGGATCACAGCTGCAATGAGGACTATGGCTAAGGTTGGTATTGTGTCCCAAGGTGGGGTTATGGATAGGGTTACATCATGGTTAGGGTTAGAAGGAGAAAATGGAGCGTCGGGGCAACAGGAAGAGGAGGACGGAGGCTGGGAGGGGGGACGCCTCCCCACGGTCTCACCTGGGGTGCAGCTTGTACACAGAGCCGTCCACCCCCACGGTGATCTTGAGGGTCTCCTGGCTGCGGCTCTCCCGCATGCGGTTGATGACGCCCGCCAGCCCGGCGGAGCACATCTGCGCAGCCCGCGTGGACACGCTCTCGCACACCATGCGCACGATGTCGCAGTCCGAGCCCGAGGGCAGCAGCCCAAAGGCTGTGAGGATGTTGTAGATCTGCTTGCGGTCGCCTGAGTCGCTGCGGTGGGACAGAGCCGCGTGTGGAATGGGGGATGGGTGTAGAATGGGGCCGTGGGGTGGCGTGGGGCACCCGTGGGACTGGAATCCAAGTCTGCACAGCTACAGAGGGCTGGTGTGGGCCGATGGGGCAGGGAACCCCAGTGGGGATAGTTCTGGAGGGCTGGCATGGGATGAGAGAAAAGGGGGCCCCAAATTGGAGCAATGGGACAGGGGACACCAATCTAGGCCAGTCGGATAGGGGACAGCAGTGTGGGCAGCTATAGAGGGCTGATGTGGGGTGACAAGACGGGGGCTCCCAATTCGGGACAGCCATTAGAGTGAGTTGGGCTGATGGCAAAGCAGACCCTGGTGTAGGACGCTGATGTGGGGagatggagctgcagagcttgATGTCCAGCGTGAGGCAACAAGGCAGGGAACCCCAGTATGGGGCAGCTGTAGAGGGTTGTCACAGGATGATGGCACAGGGGCCTCAGTAAGGACAGGGAGAAACAGCTGCTGTAGGGTGATGACACAGGGGACCCCTGTGTGGGACAATCTggtggggagggatgggggaggGGATCCCAAAGTGAGGCAATGGGATAAGAGAACAAAGTGGAATCACCAATGGAAGAGGGACTGCAGGGTAGGGCAGCTGTAGAGGGCTGGTGGGACACGAGCCCAGTGTGGGACACTGGTGTGGGGAGATGGGGCAGGGGACCCCAGTGCGGGACGTAGGAGAGATCAATGAGCAGGGGAGCTCAGAGTCCATCTGGGGAAATGAGGGAGGGAAGCCCGGTACGGGGCAGTTGTAGGGGGTTGTCATGGGGTCACGGAATGGGGGACCCCAGTGTGGGGAAGTGGGGCAGGGGAGCCACACGTGGGGCCGTTCTGGAAGGCTGCCACGGGGTGATGGGGCACCTCAGTGAGGGGCAGACCGGTGTTGGGAGACGTGGCAAGGGACCCCAGGGCTGGGGAATGACGCGGGGAAGCCAATATGGAGCAGCCGCAGATCGTTGCCGTGGAGCGACGGGACAGAGGACCCCGCATGGGGCAGTCGGGGAGAGGGGACGGGAACCTTAAGGTGGGGTGAGGGGACGGGGAGCACCACTGGCCCGAGGGCCCCCCGGCCCCCCCGTACCTCTCCACCTGCGACACGAAGCGCGTCTCGAAGGCTCCGCGCGTCTTGAGCTTCTCGCAGGCCTGCCCGCTGAACAGCAGGTTCTCATCCACCAGCCGCAGCAGCACCAGCCGCACGATCTCCCCCATGTATTTGCCCCCGATGATCTTCTCGTAGCTGGGGACAGCGCAGCGTCAGCGCCCCGCTCCCCCACCCCACACATTCCATACGGGGAaggagccgccgccgccccaCTCCTTACAGCTGCTGACCGGGGTTAAGCGAGGTCTCGTCCACCACGCGGTCGTACTCCAGCAGGAACTCGTCCAGCTCCCCCGACGCCCCGAATGCTCCCCACTCGGTGTTCACACACATGCGGCCCTCGTCGCCCTCCACCAGCTCCACGTTGTGCATCTCCTCCATGTAGCAGGCGTTGCAGCCCGTCCCTGTGGGGATGGGGGATGGCTTTGGGGTCTGGGCCCGCTCCGTGCCCCCCAGT from Lagopus muta isolate bLagMut1 chromosome 27, bLagMut1 primary, whole genome shotgun sequence includes these protein-coding regions:
- the GCK gene encoding hexokinase-4 isoform X3, with translation MESWRQEKVEQILSEFRLKEEDLRKVMHRMQKEMDRGLKLETHEEASVKMLPTYVRSTPEGSEVGDFLSLDLGGTNFRVMLVKVGEGEEGQWKVKTKHQMYSIPEDAMTGTAEMLFDYISECISDFLDKHQMKHKKLPLGFTFSFPVRHEDIDKGILLNWTKGFKASGAEGNNVVGLLRDAIKRRGDFEMDVVAMVNDTVATMISCYYEDHRCEVGMIVGTGCNACYMEEMHNVELVEGDEGRMCVNTEWGAFGASGELDEFLLEYDRVVDETSLNPGQQLYEKIIGGKYMGEIVRLVLLRLVDENLLFSGQACEKLKTRGAFETRFVSQVESDSGDRKQIYNILTAFGLLPSGSDCDIVRMVCESVSTRAAQMCSAGLAGVINRMRESRSQETLKITVGVDGSVYKLHPSFKDRFHATVRQLTPGCDITFIQSEEGSGRGAALISAVACKMACMMGQ
- the GCK gene encoding hexokinase-4 isoform X4 — its product is MGEIVRLVLLRLVDENLLFSGQACEKLKTRGAFETRFVSQVESDSGDRKQIYNILTAFGLLPSGSDCDIVRMVCESVSTRAAQMCSAGLAGVINRMRESRSQETLKITVGVDGSVYKLHPSFKDRFHATVRQLTPGCDITFIQSEEGSGRGAALISAVACKMACMMGQ